In the Mya arenaria isolate MELC-2E11 chromosome 11, ASM2691426v1 genome, one interval contains:
- the LOC128209811 gene encoding uncharacterized protein LOC128209811 — protein sequence MKSLIFLISALTLVILQVTAAPTRAEAEEEDAVEKELERHHHATGSRVKDHSNEKDDVDQSLYDLTVGDVIYDVLLTLREHPEIVKQLIESEKAKLAEELAAYEVYRDTDTVGDDLAGYPAQQLSLASKSVQKKADQTGAPTGPDGVANIDDKRAEEVTNDAFTGKTADSESKEFKEFLENPTEGGTADPMFNYEKSVSPVENKNTKATEIRSPLARNNIYKSGMGQYRSPYGLPFLNHLPLFRGFPEAGQVDGLPISSETVEIADANSQELHTQDNSSNNEEDLDKVHNGASRQRPLTHKFTDEDIVKM from the exons ATGAAGAGCTTAATCTTCTTAATCTCTGCCTTAACTCTTGTTATCCTCCAAG TGACAGCAGCCCCAACCCGAGCGGAAGCAGAAGAG GAGGACGCAGTTGAGAAGGAGCTTGAGCGCCATCATCACGCGACCGGAAGTCGGGTAAAAGACCATTCAAATGAGAAAGACGACGTCGACCAATCGCTATACGACCTCACTGTCGGTGACGTCATATATGACGTATTGCTGACGCTTCGTGAACACCCGGAAATAGTCAAGCAACTCATTGAAA GTGAGAAGGCTAAGTTGGCGGAGGAGTTGGCAGCGTACGAGGTATACCGGGACACGGACACTGTGGGAGACGACCTCGCTGGCTACCCTGCCCAGCAACTTAGTTTG GCTTCTAAGAGTGTGCAGAAGAAAGCTGACCAGACCGGAGCGCCAACAGGACCAG ACGGAGTAGCTAATATTGATGATAAGCGCGCAGAAGAAGTGACAAATGACGCGTTTACAGGCAAGACAGCCGACAGCGAGTCCAAGGAATTCAAGGAGTTTTTGGAAAATCCGACAGAGGGAGGAACTGCAGACCCCATGTTCAACTACGAAAAATCCGTATCGCCAGTCGAAAATAAGAATACAAAAGCCACGGAAATTAGATCACCACTTGCCAGAAATAACATTTAT AAAAGCGGAATGGGTCAGTACCGATCACCGTATGGACTTCCGTTCCTAAATCACCTTCCGCTGTTCCGCGGATTTCCCGAGGCTGGGCAGGTCGATGGTCTGCCCATTTCTTCTGAAACAGTCGAAATTGCAGATGCAAACTCACAAGAACTACACACACAAGATAATAGTTCGAATAATGAG GAGGACTTGGACAAAGTACATAACGGTGCGTCCAGACAGCGGCCTCTAACACACAAGTTCACAGACGAAGACATCGTGAAGATGTAA